The following coding sequences are from one Caballeronia sp. SBC1 window:
- the betI gene encoding transcriptional regulator BetI, with protein sequence MPKLGMREIRRAQLIDATLLTIDHAGLAGTTLASVAQRASISTGIVSHYFGDKDSLLEATMRHVLRDLWNATSRRRRAAKDEPRARLRAVVAANFDAAQVSNPVMKTWLAFWSESMHKPQLRRLQNVNTRRLFSNLCADFSKVLPRAAARRAASGLAALIDGLWLRGALSGVPFDTKAAMRLANDYIDLVLDIRDTRGRTLT encoded by the coding sequence ATGCCCAAACTCGGAATGCGTGAAATCCGCCGGGCGCAGTTGATCGACGCCACGCTGCTTACCATCGACCATGCGGGTCTTGCCGGCACGACGCTGGCGTCCGTCGCTCAGCGCGCGAGCATTTCCACGGGTATCGTCAGTCATTATTTCGGCGACAAGGACAGCCTGCTCGAAGCCACCATGCGCCACGTGCTGCGCGACCTGTGGAACGCAACATCGCGCAGGCGCCGGGCGGCAAAAGACGAGCCGCGTGCGCGCTTGCGTGCAGTGGTGGCAGCGAACTTCGATGCCGCGCAAGTCAGCAATCCGGTGATGAAGACATGGCTCGCGTTCTGGTCGGAGAGCATGCACAAACCGCAATTGCGGCGGCTGCAGAACGTCAACACGCGTCGCCTGTTTTCGAATTTATGCGCCGATTTTTCGAAGGTGCTGCCCCGTGCCGCCGCTCGTCGCGCGGCAAGCGGCCTGGCCGCATTGATTGACGGCTTGTGGTTGCGCGGCGCACTGTCTGGCGTTCCGTTCGACACGAAAGCGGCCATGCGCCTCGCCAACGATTACATCGACCTCGTGCTTGATATACGCGATACACGCGGCCGGACCCTCACCTAA
- the betB gene encoding betaine-aldehyde dehydrogenase: protein MPVYELQRLYIGGAYVDATSGETFDTLDPATGETLASVQQASAADIDRAVRSAREGQREWAAMTAMQRSRILRRAVDLLRERNDELAALETRDTGKPIAETRAVDIVTGADVIEYYAGLATAIEGQQIPLRPSSFVYTRREPLGVCAGIGAWNYPIQIACWKSAPALAAGNAMIFKPSEITPLSTLKLAEIYSEAGVPAGVFNVVQGDGRVGALLAAHPDIAKVSFTGGVETGKKVMSMAGGSSLKEVTMELGGKSPLVIFDDANLERAADIAMSANFFSSGQVCTNGTRVFVQRPVYERFEALVLERVKRIRVGSPTDSNTNFGPLVSAAQLHKVLGFIESGKQEGARLIAGGSRIVHGAFAQGQYVEPTVFTDCRDDMRIVREEIFGPVMSILVFDEETEVIERANATEYGLAAGVVTENLSRAHRVIHALQAGICWINTWGESPAEMPVGGYKQSGVGRENGITTLEHYTSIKSVQVELGPYQPVF, encoded by the coding sequence ATGCCCGTATACGAATTGCAGCGCTTGTACATTGGCGGCGCTTACGTCGACGCCACCAGCGGCGAAACCTTCGACACGCTCGATCCGGCGACGGGCGAAACGCTCGCGAGCGTTCAACAGGCAAGCGCGGCCGATATAGATCGCGCTGTACGCTCGGCGCGCGAAGGGCAGCGCGAATGGGCCGCAATGACCGCGATGCAACGCTCGCGCATCCTGCGTCGCGCGGTGGATCTCCTGCGCGAGCGCAACGACGAACTCGCCGCGCTCGAAACCCGCGATACGGGCAAGCCGATTGCCGAAACGCGAGCCGTCGACATTGTCACAGGCGCCGATGTAATCGAGTACTACGCCGGGCTTGCAACGGCCATAGAAGGCCAGCAGATCCCTCTGCGGCCCAGCTCGTTCGTCTATACGCGGCGCGAACCGCTCGGCGTGTGCGCGGGTATTGGTGCATGGAATTATCCGATCCAGATCGCCTGCTGGAAGTCGGCCCCGGCCCTCGCTGCCGGCAACGCGATGATCTTCAAGCCCAGCGAAATCACACCGCTTAGCACGTTGAAACTTGCAGAAATCTATTCCGAGGCCGGCGTCCCCGCTGGCGTGTTCAACGTCGTGCAGGGCGATGGCCGCGTGGGCGCATTGCTTGCCGCGCATCCGGACATCGCGAAGGTCTCGTTTACGGGCGGTGTCGAGACGGGCAAGAAAGTCATGTCGATGGCCGGTGGTTCATCGCTGAAAGAAGTGACGATGGAACTGGGCGGAAAGTCCCCGCTTGTCATTTTCGACGATGCAAATCTGGAACGCGCCGCCGACATTGCGATGAGCGCCAACTTCTTCAGTTCCGGCCAGGTCTGCACGAACGGCACGCGCGTATTCGTTCAGCGACCGGTGTACGAGCGCTTCGAAGCGCTCGTGCTGGAGCGCGTGAAGCGCATACGGGTGGGCTCGCCAACGGACTCTAACACCAACTTCGGCCCGCTCGTCAGCGCAGCGCAATTGCATAAGGTCCTGGGCTTCATTGAAAGCGGCAAGCAAGAAGGTGCGCGACTGATCGCGGGTGGATCGCGGATCGTGCACGGCGCGTTCGCTCAAGGGCAATACGTCGAGCCGACCGTCTTCACCGATTGCCGCGACGACATGCGCATTGTGCGCGAAGAGATTTTTGGCCCGGTCATGAGCATCCTCGTCTTTGATGAGGAAACCGAAGTGATTGAACGTGCCAACGCGACCGAATACGGCCTCGCCGCGGGCGTGGTCACGGAGAACCTTTCGCGTGCGCATCGCGTGATTCATGCGCTGCAAGCCGGCATCTGCTGGATCAATACGTGGGGTGAATCGCCCGCTGAAATGCCGGTGGGCGGATACAAGCAGTCGGGCGTAGGCCGCGAAAACGGGATTACCACGCTTGAGCACTACACGAGCATCAAGTCCGTGCAGGTCGAGCTAGGTCCCTACCAACCCGTATTCTAA